Proteins from a single region of Magnetospirillum sp. 15-1:
- a CDS encoding PAS domain S-box protein: MDFRSLRVRILILFLLSFVGVGGVVALGLAGSLQRDVESLLARQQFAFVSGLAEELDQKIKLQIAAMERVAPLIPPIGLDDQKALTAFLENRFGIKGFFEGGLIIVGVDGTVRAEAPALGRLGRDLAKLKGVDSVLETGRSLVGEPYFDPALNQPAVAVAVPIRDGGRVLGALVGTATLTQSNFLGRLVEQKVGETGGLYMVSPKSGLIVVSTNKERIFTPLPRRGANRMLDRYLDGEEGSGVTVSSVGIKELTSARRISSTGWVLVARLPAAEAFEPISGIKTRLVVALAGLGLVSLGLLWLVLRAALSPLHRATGRIQAMVDGTSPLEALEVSRVDEVGRMIGAFNALQAKVATADVALRDREALYHALFRGCKAVELLVDAADGRIVDANHAAEVYYGWTHEQLLSMRIWEINILDKAAIAEEMRKAKSEERDHFDFRHRLASGEIRDVEVWSGPVRVTGRQLLYSLVHDVTARRQAEREVRSLLAFRRAVLDGAGSTIIATSIDGTILLFNPTAERWLGYGADEIIGRVTPAILHDPGEVARRATQLSEELGRPVEAGFECFVAKVLASGKPDSGEWTYVRKDGGRFRVLLTITALYDDDGELSGFLGIAQDIAARLSVEKELKRSNAELEHFAYVASHDLRQPLRMVSSYITLLQRRLGDLLDEDCQEFIGFAVDGAKRMDHMITDLLEYSRIGRSGTAPETVSLDEVVRLSLGNLGALIQEHGATVTIADGLPEVQGNAVELERLFQNLISNAVKFQAKGRPPHVEVECGATPDEWIISIRDNGIGIDEAGQARLFQIFQRLVGQDEYPGTGIGLASCRKIAEHHGGRIWVESLPGQGSIFRVALPISGGAGGMV, from the coding sequence GTGGATTTCAGGTCGCTGCGCGTCAGGATTCTTATCCTTTTTCTTCTGTCTTTCGTCGGGGTCGGCGGAGTGGTGGCGCTGGGGCTTGCCGGTTCGCTGCAGCGCGACGTGGAAAGCCTGCTGGCCCGGCAGCAATTCGCCTTCGTCAGCGGATTGGCCGAGGAACTGGACCAGAAGATCAAGCTGCAGATCGCCGCCATGGAGCGGGTCGCCCCGTTGATTCCCCCGATCGGCCTGGATGACCAGAAGGCATTGACGGCCTTTCTTGAGAATCGTTTCGGAATCAAAGGCTTCTTCGAGGGCGGGCTGATCATCGTCGGCGTTGACGGCACGGTTCGCGCCGAAGCGCCCGCCCTGGGGCGGTTGGGCCGGGACCTGGCGAAGCTCAAGGGGGTGGACTCGGTGTTGGAGACCGGCCGGTCCCTGGTCGGCGAGCCCTATTTCGATCCGGCTCTTAACCAGCCCGCGGTGGCGGTGGCGGTGCCGATCCGGGACGGCGGGCGGGTTCTGGGGGCATTGGTGGGAACCGCCACCCTTACCCAAAGCAATTTCCTCGGCCGTCTGGTGGAGCAGAAGGTGGGTGAGACCGGCGGCCTCTACATGGTGTCGCCAAAATCCGGCCTCATCGTCGTCTCCACCAACAAGGAGCGTATTTTCACGCCGCTCCCCCGGCGGGGGGCCAATCGCATGCTCGACCGCTACCTGGATGGTGAAGAAGGATCGGGCGTGACCGTCAGCTCGGTGGGGATCAAGGAACTGACCTCGGCCCGGCGCATCAGTTCCACGGGTTGGGTGCTGGTGGCGCGGCTGCCCGCCGCCGAGGCGTTCGAGCCTATTTCCGGCATCAAGACCCGGCTGGTCGTCGCCCTGGCGGGGCTGGGGCTGGTGTCGCTGGGGCTGCTGTGGCTGGTGCTGCGCGCCGCCCTGTCACCCCTGCACCGGGCCACCGGACGCATCCAGGCCATGGTCGACGGCACCAGCCCGCTCGAGGCCCTGGAGGTTTCGCGGGTCGACGAGGTGGGGCGGATGATCGGCGCCTTCAACGCGCTGCAGGCCAAGGTCGCCACCGCCGACGTGGCCTTGCGGGACCGTGAGGCCCTTTATCATGCGTTGTTCCGTGGCTGCAAGGCGGTGGAACTGCTGGTCGATGCCGCCGACGGGCGGATCGTCGACGCAAACCATGCCGCCGAGGTTTACTACGGCTGGACCCACGAGCAACTGCTTTCCATGCGCATCTGGGAGATCAACATCCTGGACAAGGCGGCCATCGCCGAGGAGATGCGCAAGGCCAAGTCCGAGGAGCGGGATCATTTCGATTTCCGCCACCGCCTCGCCTCGGGCGAAATCCGCGATGTCGAGGTGTGGTCCGGTCCGGTCCGGGTCACCGGCCGGCAATTGCTCTATTCCCTCGTCCACGACGTGACGGCCCGGCGGCAGGCCGAGCGTGAGGTTCGCTCGTTGCTGGCCTTCCGTCGGGCGGTTCTGGACGGGGCGGGCTCCACCATCATCGCCACCTCCATCGACGGTACGATCCTGCTGTTCAATCCCACCGCCGAGCGCTGGCTGGGCTATGGCGCCGACGAGATCATCGGCCGCGTAACCCCGGCAATCTTGCACGATCCTGGCGAGGTGGCGCGCCGCGCCACCCAATTGAGCGAGGAACTGGGGCGGCCGGTGGAAGCCGGATTCGAATGCTTCGTCGCCAAGGTCCTGGCTTCGGGCAAGCCCGACAGCGGCGAATGGACCTATGTCCGCAAGGATGGCGGGCGGTTTCGGGTGTTGCTCACCATCACCGCGCTGTATGACGACGACGGCGAGCTCAGCGGCTTTCTCGGCATCGCCCAGGATATTGCCGCCCGCCTGTCGGTGGAAAAGGAGCTGAAGCGTTCCAATGCCGAACTGGAGCACTTCGCCTATGTGGCGTCCCACGACCTGCGTCAGCCGCTGCGCATGGTCAGTTCCTACATTACCCTGCTGCAGCGCCGCCTGGGCGATCTCCTCGACGAGGATTGCCAGGAGTTCATCGGCTTTGCGGTGGACGGCGCCAAGCGCATGGACCACATGATCACCGACTTGCTGGAATATTCCCGTATCGGGCGCAGCGGCACCGCTCCCGAGACGGTCAGCCTGGACGAGGTGGTGCGGCTGTCCCTGGGCAATTTGGGGGCGCTGATCCAGGAGCACGGCGCCACGGTCACCATCGCCGATGGGCTGCCCGAGGTTCAGGGCAACGCTGTCGAGCTGGAGCGGCTGTTCCAGAATCTGATTTCCAACGCGGTGAAGTTCCAGGCCAAGGGGCGACCGCCCCATGTGGAGGTGGAGTGCGGCGCCACGCCCGATGAGTGGATCATCTCCATCCGTGACAACGGCATCGGCATCGACGAGGCCGGGCAGGCGCGGCTGTTCCAGATTTTCCAACGGCTGGTGGGCCAGGACGAATATCCGGGAACCGGCATTGGTCTGGCGTCGTGCCGCAAGATCGCCGAGCATCACGGAGGGCGGATCTGGGTGGAATCCTTGCCCGGTCAAGGCTCGATTTTCCGGGTGGCCCTGCCTATTTCGGGCGGGGCCGGGGGGATGGTCTGA
- a CDS encoding response regulator, whose amino-acid sequence MSYCLVIDDSKLIRTIHSRMLTRLGLRVGEAENGEAALHACTAEMPDLILVDWNMPVMDGFTFLKNLRAMAGGKAPKVVLCTIESDMEHITNALAEGADEYIMKPFDEEILATKLAAIGIAIPPRPQRSDPLADGG is encoded by the coding sequence ATGAGCTATTGCCTGGTGATCGACGATTCCAAGCTGATCCGCACCATCCACAGCCGCATGCTCACCCGGCTGGGCCTGAGGGTCGGCGAGGCGGAGAATGGCGAGGCGGCGCTGCATGCCTGTACCGCCGAGATGCCCGACCTGATCCTGGTGGACTGGAACATGCCGGTGATGGACGGCTTCACCTTCCTCAAGAACCTGCGCGCCATGGCGGGGGGAAAGGCCCCCAAGGTGGTGCTGTGCACCATCGAAAGCGACATGGAGCACATCACCAACGCCCTGGCCGAAGGGGCCGACGAGTACATCATGAAGCCCTTCGACGAGGAAATCCTGGCAACCAAACTGGCCGCAATCGGCATCGCCATTCCGCCCCGCCCGCAGCGCAGCGATCCCCTGGCCGACGGGGGATGA
- a CDS encoding response regulator, with translation MPLKVIIADDSIITVKKLLVLMEGLGHQVVATASTGRGAIEAYRQHRPDLMTMDISMPDMDGMEATTHIVAEFPQARIMMVTSHGQERMVIDSLDAGAKGYVLKPVRIEKLSDMIAKVMERSG, from the coding sequence ATGCCACTAAAAGTTATTATTGCTGACGATTCGATCATTACGGTGAAGAAGCTGCTTGTCCTGATGGAGGGGCTGGGCCATCAGGTGGTCGCCACCGCGTCGACCGGTCGCGGCGCCATCGAGGCTTATCGCCAGCACCGCCCCGATCTGATGACCATGGATATTTCCATGCCCGACATGGACGGCATGGAAGCCACCACCCACATCGTCGCCGAATTCCCCCAGGCCCGCATCATGATGGTCACCTCCCACGGTCAGGAGCGGATGGTGATCGATTCCCTGGACGCCGGCGCCAAGGGCTATGTGCTAAAGCCAGTGCGCATCGAGAAACTCTCCGATATGATCGCCAAGGTGATGGAACGCTCCGGCTGA
- a CDS encoding response regulator, translating into MQQNQVAPFEVLIVDDEPGDVELIRSAIHDGRFICRTHVAADGVEAMAFMRKEGPTYQDAVTPDLVLLDLNMPRMTGREVLAAMQSTDHLARIPVVVLTTSDVERDVLQAYDLGASGFVTKPVDIEQLFNAIHGIQDYWFGVVRKPAGLAGNV; encoded by the coding sequence ATGCAGCAGAATCAGGTGGCGCCTTTCGAGGTGCTGATCGTCGATGACGAACCGGGCGATGTGGAACTGATCCGCTCGGCGATCCATGACGGCCGTTTCATTTGTCGTACCCATGTGGCCGCCGACGGCGTGGAGGCCATGGCCTTCATGCGCAAGGAGGGGCCGACCTACCAGGATGCCGTGACCCCCGATCTGGTGCTGCTCGACCTCAACATGCCCCGGATGACCGGGCGCGAGGTTCTGGCCGCCATGCAATCCACCGATCATCTGGCGCGCATTCCCGTGGTGGTGCTGACCACCTCGGATGTGGAGCGCGATGTGCTGCAGGCCTATGACCTGGGCGCCTCGGGCTTCGTGACCAAGCCGGTGGACATCGAACAGCTGTTCAACGCCATCCACGGCATCCAGGACTATTGGTTCGGCGTGGTGCGCAAGCCGGCCGGCCTGGCCGGCAACGTCTGA
- a CDS encoding cobalt-precorrin-6A reductase, with protein sequence MTGTLLILGGTAEAAALARLLAEEGGGPRVISSLAGRTATPRLPPGESRIGGFGGRDGLMDYLRGEAVGAVVDATHPFASRMGWNAARACTALGLPLLRLDRPAWVAGPEDRWAEVESWDEAIIHLRRTSKRAFLAVGRQELAAFAGLDQLWFLLRFAEETPPLPPPARFTLIADRGPFTLAGERALLQEHAIDTIVCRNSGGTAARAKLSAAAELGLPVIMRRRPPRPEGPCVGSAEEAAIWVRSVLS encoded by the coding sequence ATGACCGGCACTCTCCTGATCCTGGGCGGCACGGCCGAGGCCGCCGCCCTGGCCCGGCTCCTGGCCGAGGAGGGCGGAGGACCGCGGGTGATCTCCTCCCTGGCGGGACGGACCGCCACCCCCCGCCTGCCGCCCGGCGAAAGCCGTATCGGCGGCTTCGGCGGCCGCGATGGCTTGATGGATTACCTGCGCGGCGAGGCCGTCGGCGCGGTGGTGGACGCCACCCATCCCTTCGCCAGCCGCATGGGCTGGAATGCCGCCCGGGCCTGCACGGCCCTGGGCCTGCCGCTTCTGCGCCTCGATCGCCCGGCCTGGGTGGCCGGGCCGGAAGACCGCTGGGCCGAGGTGGAAAGCTGGGACGAAGCCATCATCCATCTGCGCCGGACGTCAAAACGAGCCTTCCTGGCGGTGGGCCGCCAGGAACTTGCCGCCTTCGCCGGGCTGGACCAATTATGGTTCCTGCTGCGCTTCGCCGAGGAAACGCCGCCGCTTCCACCGCCCGCCCGCTTCACCCTGATCGCCGACCGCGGTCCCTTCACCCTGGCCGGCGAACGGGCTCTGCTGCAAGAGCACGCCATCGACACCATCGTCTGCCGCAACAGCGGCGGAACCGCCGCCCGCGCCAAGCTGAGCGCGGCGGCCGAACTGGGCCTGCCGGTGATCATGCGCCGCCGCCCGCCTCGTCCCGAAGGACCATGTGTCGGTTCGGCGGAAGAGGCCGCCATCTGGGTTCGCTCGGTTCTCTCGTAG
- a CDS encoding cobalt-precorrin-5B (C(1))-methyltransferase: MTEDGKERALRPGWTTGACAAAAAKAACSALLGDGFPDPVDIVLPGGQIPAFALALTESGPGWTRAGIIKDAGDDPDVTHGATIIVTLRHAPAGAGLVFRAGPGVGTVTKPGLPLGVGEPAINPVPRRLIGEAVAAIAARHGVPCDLEVEVSVPGGEDLAVRTWNPRLGILGGISILGTTGIVIPYSCSAWIHSIQRGIDVARACGLTHVAGCVGSTSEKAVRRVRRLGEEAIIDMGDFAGGMLKYLRRHPVPRVTVAGGFAKMCKLAAGQMDLHSSRSQVDMAWLAGQLEQLGGDGRLVAAAAAANTALEVLEMAGTLKLGEAVARQAEAVARAVLDNAEITLDVLVVDRQGRVIGDTTA; encoded by the coding sequence ATGACCGAGGACGGCAAGGAACGAGCCCTGCGACCGGGCTGGACCACCGGAGCCTGCGCGGCGGCGGCGGCCAAGGCCGCCTGCTCTGCTCTGCTGGGGGACGGCTTTCCCGACCCGGTCGATATCGTTCTGCCCGGCGGCCAGATTCCGGCCTTTGCCCTGGCCCTGACCGAGAGCGGTCCCGGCTGGACGCGGGCCGGGATCATCAAGGATGCCGGTGACGATCCCGACGTCACCCACGGAGCGACCATCATCGTCACCCTGCGCCATGCCCCCGCCGGGGCGGGGCTGGTGTTCAGGGCGGGACCGGGCGTGGGAACAGTCACCAAGCCGGGCCTGCCCCTGGGGGTCGGCGAGCCGGCCATCAATCCGGTTCCCCGCCGCCTGATCGGCGAGGCGGTCGCCGCCATCGCCGCCCGCCACGGCGTGCCCTGCGACCTGGAGGTCGAGGTCTCGGTACCGGGAGGCGAGGATCTGGCCGTCCGCACCTGGAACCCCCGTCTCGGTATTCTGGGCGGTATCTCCATCCTGGGAACCACCGGGATCGTCATTCCCTATTCCTGCTCCGCCTGGATTCACTCCATCCAGCGCGGCATCGACGTGGCGCGAGCCTGCGGCCTGACCCATGTGGCCGGCTGTGTCGGCTCCACCTCGGAGAAGGCGGTGCGCCGGGTGCGCCGCCTGGGTGAGGAGGCCATCATCGACATGGGCGATTTTGCCGGCGGCATGCTGAAATACCTGCGCCGCCATCCCGTGCCCCGTGTCACCGTCGCCGGTGGTTTCGCCAAGATGTGCAAGCTGGCGGCGGGCCAGATGGACCTGCATTCCAGCCGCTCGCAGGTGGATATGGCCTGGCTGGCCGGTCAGTTGGAGCAACTGGGCGGGGATGGCCGGCTGGTGGCCGCCGCCGCCGCCGCCAACACCGCCCTGGAGGTGCTGGAGATGGCCGGAACGCTGAAACTGGGCGAAGCGGTCGCCCGTCAGGCCGAGGCGGTGGCACGGGCGGTGCTCGACAATGCCGAGATTACCCTGGACGTGCTGGTGGTGGATCGCCAGGGCCGGGTGATTGGCGATACCACCGCCTGA
- a CDS encoding response regulator: protein MTSPFPGLNPGDPGYWEVIFDVIPFPVYVADSVTHDIICTNRAMRQKVGVVQGRKCYEAIYQQTQPCRFCRMPEMMAQSVETSLEFEHFNDRDDRWYQLRETMLTWFDGRRAKYSIAVDISALKGFQNALAEAHAELALKHRDLEKAVTQARDAERAKSEFLAVMSHEIRTPMNSILGMVHLLMDRPLAAEDREKLAVVHDSGAALLGIINDILDFSRLEADGVQFENTPFHLGNTVEGVVSLLRGRASEKGLTLALDAPTPLPGWVSGDGSRLRQVLINLIGNAVKFTTQGGIVLRLSRAAEGDGYEFSVIDTGIGLDSAQAESLFQPFHQADASISRRFGGSGLGLAICKKLVAAQGGEIGVDSTRGLGSRFWFRLNYPAAAAPAAEPPRADAPALPALSILLAEDNVFNQKVAAGLLNREGHRVVVACNGQEALDKLQGENFDLVLMDMQMPEMDGPEAARRIRAMPGPVAGIPIIALTANAMADDIARCRAAGMDGHVAKPIDPRLLRATIAEVLIRQALPGEDGERGGHSLTRMAEQLGNENAAILARTFMDSGEDICGRLEGAGGDLRIVGAAIHELKGLAAYSGTPWLENLAVSIGKAMQDGDTDQMEQLIHRLRRDWDDTRADLARQFGL, encoded by the coding sequence ATGACCTCTCCCTTTCCAGGCCTGAATCCCGGCGATCCCGGCTACTGGGAAGTGATCTTCGACGTCATCCCGTTCCCGGTCTATGTGGCCGATTCGGTCACCCACGACATCATCTGCACCAACCGCGCCATGCGCCAGAAGGTCGGCGTGGTGCAGGGGCGCAAATGCTATGAGGCCATCTACCAGCAGACCCAGCCCTGCCGCTTCTGCCGGATGCCGGAGATGATGGCCCAGAGCGTCGAGACCTCGCTGGAATTCGAGCATTTCAACGATCGCGACGACCGCTGGTACCAGTTGCGCGAAACCATGCTCACCTGGTTCGACGGACGGCGGGCCAAGTACTCCATCGCCGTCGACATCAGCGCGCTGAAGGGCTTCCAGAACGCCTTGGCCGAGGCCCACGCCGAACTGGCGCTGAAGCACCGCGACCTGGAAAAGGCGGTCACCCAGGCCCGCGACGCCGAGCGCGCCAAGTCGGAATTCCTGGCGGTGATGAGCCACGAGATCCGCACCCCCATGAACAGCATTCTGGGCATGGTCCACCTGCTGATGGACCGCCCCCTGGCCGCCGAGGACCGCGAGAAGCTGGCGGTGGTGCACGATTCCGGCGCCGCCCTGCTGGGCATCATCAACGATATCCTCGACTTCTCGCGCCTGGAAGCCGACGGCGTGCAGTTCGAGAACACCCCCTTCCACCTGGGCAATACCGTGGAAGGCGTGGTGTCGCTGCTGCGCGGCCGGGCGTCGGAAAAGGGACTGACCCTGGCGCTCGACGCCCCCACGCCCCTGCCAGGCTGGGTCAGCGGCGACGGCTCGCGCCTGCGGCAGGTGCTGATCAACCTGATCGGCAACGCCGTCAAATTCACCACCCAGGGCGGCATCGTCCTGCGCCTGTCCCGCGCCGCCGAGGGTGACGGCTATGAGTTCTCGGTGATCGATACCGGCATCGGTCTGGATTCAGCCCAGGCCGAAAGCCTGTTCCAGCCTTTTCATCAGGCTGACGCCTCCATCAGCCGCCGCTTCGGCGGTTCGGGCCTGGGATTGGCCATCTGCAAGAAGCTGGTGGCCGCCCAGGGCGGCGAGATCGGCGTGGACAGCACCAGGGGCCTGGGCAGCCGCTTCTGGTTCCGCCTGAACTACCCGGCGGCGGCGGCACCCGCCGCCGAACCGCCGCGCGCCGACGCCCCCGCCCTGCCCGCCCTGTCGATCCTGCTGGCCGAGGACAACGTCTTCAACCAGAAGGTCGCCGCCGGCCTGCTCAACCGCGAGGGCCACCGGGTCGTCGTGGCCTGCAACGGCCAGGAAGCGCTGGATAAACTGCAGGGTGAGAATTTCGATCTGGTCCTCATGGACATGCAGATGCCCGAGATGGACGGCCCGGAAGCGGCCCGGCGCATCCGCGCCATGCCCGGCCCGGTGGCCGGCATTCCCATCATCGCGCTGACCGCCAACGCCATGGCCGACGACATCGCCCGTTGCCGGGCGGCCGGCATGGACGGGCATGTGGCCAAGCCCATCGACCCGCGACTGTTGCGCGCCACCATCGCCGAAGTGCTGATCCGTCAGGCCCTTCCCGGCGAGGACGGGGAGCGGGGCGGCCATTCCCTCACCCGTATGGCCGAGCAGTTGGGGAACGAAAACGCCGCCATCCTGGCCCGTACCTTCATGGACAGCGGCGAGGACATCTGCGGCCGGCTGGAAGGAGCCGGCGGCGACCTCAGGATCGTCGGAGCGGCCATCCACGAGTTGAAGGGGCTGGCCGCCTATTCCGGCACGCCGTGGCTGGAAAATCTGGCGGTCTCCATCGGCAAGGCCATGCAGGACGGCGACACGGACCAGATGGAACAGTTGATTCACCGGCTGCGCCGCGACTGGGACGATACCAGGGCCGACCTCGCCCGGCAGTTCGGCCTGTAA
- a CDS encoding HAMP domain-containing sensor histidine kinase, which yields MTTAFPGGNPNDPGYWEVIFDVIPFPVYVADSKTFDIICANRAMMQRVTVRPGDKCYSAIYQQPEPCTFCRMQELESGAACTANYLEFELFNDQDDHWYQLRETMVAWFDGRRAKYSIAVDISALKEVQNALAEAHAELALKNRRLNGALLSEQEVTLNQRNFLAMVSHEFRMPLSIIGGAAQVLELYTAGQPEPGEEVAKIGRAVHRMSDLIDVCLADDRLTSAVAALQVRPMDLAALVEDICREKAELGGPERLRLTIGARMTITADPAMLRVAVSNLVDNALKYSPANSGPVRISLDSGPSEARITVTDHGPGIPADEADRVFEKFYRSPSATGTRGAGLGLYIVKQIVESHGGHVQVRPGSPGGSEFVIALPVDSARAG from the coding sequence ATGACGACAGCGTTTCCCGGCGGCAATCCAAACGACCCCGGCTACTGGGAAGTCATTTTCGACGTCATTCCCTTCCCGGTCTACGTGGCCGACAGCAAGACCTTCGACATCATCTGCGCCAACCGCGCCATGATGCAGCGGGTAACCGTCAGACCCGGCGACAAATGTTATTCCGCCATCTACCAGCAGCCCGAGCCCTGCACCTTCTGTCGCATGCAGGAGTTGGAGAGCGGGGCGGCCTGTACCGCCAATTACCTGGAATTCGAGCTTTTCAATGACCAGGACGACCACTGGTACCAACTGCGCGAGACCATGGTCGCCTGGTTCGACGGCCGCCGCGCCAAATACTCCATCGCCGTGGACATCAGCGCACTGAAGGAAGTGCAGAACGCCCTGGCCGAGGCCCATGCCGAACTGGCGCTGAAGAACCGCCGCCTGAACGGCGCCCTGCTTTCCGAGCAGGAAGTCACCCTCAACCAGCGCAACTTCCTGGCCATGGTATCGCATGAGTTCCGCATGCCGCTGTCCATCATCGGCGGAGCCGCCCAGGTGCTGGAGCTCTATACCGCCGGCCAGCCCGAACCCGGGGAGGAAGTCGCCAAGATCGGCCGGGCCGTCCATCGCATGTCCGACCTGATCGACGTCTGCCTGGCCGACGACCGCCTGACCTCGGCGGTGGCGGCGCTGCAGGTGCGGCCCATGGATCTGGCGGCGCTGGTCGAAGACATCTGCCGCGAAAAAGCCGAGCTGGGCGGACCGGAGCGCCTGCGCCTGACCATCGGCGCCAGGATGACCATCACCGCCGATCCCGCCATGTTGCGCGTCGCCGTCTCCAATCTGGTCGACAACGCCCTGAAATACTCGCCGGCCAACAGCGGCCCGGTCCGGATCTCCCTCGATTCCGGCCCGTCCGAGGCCCGGATCACCGTCACCGATCACGGACCGGGCATTCCCGCCGACGAAGCGGACCGGGTGTTCGAGAAATTCTACCGCTCGCCCTCGGCCACCGGCACAAGGGGAGCCGGTCTCGGCCTTTACATCGTCAAGCAGATCGTCGAAAGCCATGGCGGCCATGTCCAGGTCCGTCCGGGCTCCCCCGGCGGATCGGAATTCGTCATCGCCCTGCCGGTGGATTCCGCGCGGGCGGGCTGA
- a CDS encoding response regulator codes for MSALKVLIVDDSLIAVKKLTLMLEGMGHQVVGTAGTGAKAVDAYRACNPDLVTMDITMPDMNGVEATARIIGEFPAARIVMVTSHGQERMVIDSLDAGARGYVLKPVRTEKLADMIDKVMARTT; via the coding sequence ATGTCAGCGCTTAAAGTCCTCATCGTCGACGATTCACTTATTGCGGTTAAGAAGCTGACCCTGATGTTGGAAGGGATGGGCCATCAGGTGGTGGGCACGGCGGGAACCGGAGCCAAGGCGGTGGACGCCTATCGCGCCTGCAATCCCGATCTGGTCACCATGGACATCACCATGCCCGACATGAACGGGGTCGAGGCCACCGCCAGGATCATCGGAGAGTTCCCCGCCGCCCGCATCGTCATGGTCACCTCCCACGGGCAGGAGCGGATGGTCATCGATTCGCTGGACGCCGGAGCCAGGGGCTACGTACTGAAGCCCGTCCGTACGGAAAAGCTCGCCGACATGATCGACAAGGTCATGGCCCGCACAACCTGA
- a CDS encoding chemotaxis protein CheX — protein sequence MTFNKTIIPRVMASILGQTREVLAAEAVIAVDGAETFDCDVTRLHLHDMTVIAGLGGPISLLIAFSFEKSLMEALFTRVTADIEVPPGEEDLYRRETAAEIVNTILGLCTTDFQNIEESIALSPPVIIEDARCIHRPKNAVFANMRIRTERGIVSVSFVGPRDLFDDHLNYQS from the coding sequence ATGACCTTCAATAAAACCATCATTCCCCGGGTCATGGCCTCCATTCTGGGCCAGACCAGGGAGGTGCTGGCGGCCGAGGCGGTGATCGCGGTCGATGGCGCCGAGACCTTCGACTGCGACGTCACCAGGCTTCATCTTCACGACATGACGGTCATCGCCGGACTGGGCGGCCCCATCAGCCTGCTGATCGCCTTCAGCTTCGAGAAATCGCTGATGGAGGCCCTGTTCACCCGCGTCACCGCCGATATCGAGGTGCCGCCCGGCGAGGAAGACCTGTACCGCAGAGAAACCGCGGCGGAAATCGTCAACACAATTCTTGGGCTGTGCACGACGGATTTCCAGAACATCGAGGAGAGTATCGCGCTCTCGCCGCCGGTGATCATCGAGGATGCGCGTTGCATTCATCGCCCAAAAAACGCAGTATTCGCCAATATGCGGATACGTACCGAAAGAGGTATCGTCAGCGTAAGTTTCGTCGGTCCGCGCGACCTGTTTGATGACCACCTGAACTACCAATCCTAA